From a single Vibrio chagasii genomic region:
- the yddG gene encoding aromatic amino acid DMT transporter YddG: MLKSHRHSCYGIAAILLWSCLIALSRSVSEQLGPIGGAASLYTVSSLFLVCVMGLPKLKRFSKSYLLIGGALFVCYEIFLALALGMANNRHQALEMAVINYLWPALTVLFAVLLSDKKINWLVYPSIFLAFFGVAWSISGDQGLSVEQIAANIATNPKTYSMAFFGAIIWAVYCNYTQKVAKGQNAIVLFFIATAITLWIKYALSSETGMVMTSSAAIDLALAGVCMGAGYALWNTAILGGNMVFLATMSYFTPIFATLLSSMILGLTLTITFWQGVCMVTIGSLACWWVTREKKPTAKASASEEIQSQ, translated from the coding sequence GTGCTGAAATCTCATCGCCATAGCTGCTACGGCATTGCTGCCATTTTACTTTGGAGCTGCTTAATTGCGTTGTCTCGTAGCGTGTCAGAGCAATTAGGCCCAATTGGCGGCGCAGCCAGCCTCTATACAGTGAGTTCACTGTTTTTGGTTTGCGTGATGGGGTTACCTAAGCTGAAGCGCTTCTCAAAGTCTTATTTGTTGATTGGTGGCGCGCTGTTTGTTTGCTACGAGATCTTTCTGGCTTTGGCGTTAGGCATGGCAAATAACCGACATCAGGCTTTAGAGATGGCGGTTATCAACTACCTTTGGCCAGCACTGACAGTATTGTTTGCGGTATTACTCAGCGATAAAAAGATAAATTGGCTGGTTTACCCAAGTATCTTTTTAGCTTTCTTTGGGGTGGCTTGGAGTATCAGTGGCGACCAAGGCCTCTCTGTTGAACAGATTGCGGCAAATATCGCGACTAACCCTAAAACCTATTCGATGGCGTTCTTCGGCGCGATTATCTGGGCGGTTTACTGTAACTACACTCAGAAAGTTGCGAAAGGGCAGAATGCGATTGTGCTGTTCTTTATTGCTACAGCTATCACCTTGTGGATCAAATACGCACTGAGCAGCGAAACCGGTATGGTGATGACGAGCAGTGCCGCGATTGATTTGGCTTTAGCTGGTGTGTGCATGGGCGCGGGCTACGCGCTTTGGAATACCGCAATCTTGGGGGGCAACATGGTCTTTCTTGCTACCATGTCTTACTTCACGCCAATTTTTGCAACCTTACTCTCTTCTATGATTTTAGGTTTAACGCTGACTATCACATTTTGGCAGGGGGTATGTATGGTGACGATTGGGTCACTGGCTTGCTGGTGGGTCACAAGAGAAAAAAAGCCGACGGCTAAGGCGTCGGCTTCTGAAGAGATTCAATCTCAATAG
- a CDS encoding cation diffusion facilitator family transporter, giving the protein MCDRKSQNENRVLLFSALLASGFAIGGLVLGLLVGSLVIVFDGVYSLISLLLTLLSLAASKYINRPSDREFPFGRAIIEPIVITIKATVILLVVGYSLYSAIGALMTGGREVDASIATLFGIFNVLGCGYAWWYIAKKSKSISSGLIQAESKQWQMDTLLSVAVTAGFVVAWSMTFSPFAEYAVYADPMMMLLMSFYFIKVPFDMLREAMRELLMMSANKEICDAVDKNVVAVDKEAEQDLELIGVTKVGPELRINVDIHTNDQQAIAVDDIERTRRQLKRRLSKMPYELQLNLNIAS; this is encoded by the coding sequence ATGTGTGACAGGAAAAGCCAAAACGAAAACCGAGTTCTATTGTTCTCAGCCCTTTTAGCATCAGGCTTCGCTATTGGCGGATTGGTGTTGGGTCTTCTCGTTGGCTCTCTGGTCATAGTATTTGACGGTGTCTACTCTCTTATCAGCTTACTGTTAACTTTATTGTCACTAGCTGCCTCAAAATACATTAATCGCCCTTCTGACCGTGAATTCCCGTTCGGTCGTGCGATCATTGAACCTATCGTCATCACGATTAAAGCTACTGTCATTTTACTTGTGGTTGGTTATTCACTGTATTCAGCGATTGGCGCCTTGATGACAGGTGGTCGTGAAGTTGATGCTTCTATCGCAACTCTGTTTGGTATTTTTAACGTATTGGGCTGTGGTTACGCGTGGTGGTACATCGCTAAGAAGAGTAAGAGCATTTCATCTGGCTTGATTCAGGCTGAGTCTAAGCAGTGGCAAATGGATACGCTATTGAGTGTCGCGGTAACAGCAGGTTTCGTCGTGGCTTGGTCAATGACATTCTCGCCGTTCGCAGAATACGCTGTGTATGCCGACCCAATGATGATGTTGCTGATGTCTTTCTACTTCATCAAAGTACCGTTCGATATGCTAAGAGAAGCGATGCGTGAGCTACTAATGATGTCGGCAAACAAAGAAATTTGTGACGCGGTAGATAAGAATGTTGTCGCGGTAGACAAAGAAGCAGAACAAGATTTGGAGCTAATCGGTGTGACTAAGGTTGGTCCTGAGCTAAGAATCAACGTTGATATTCATACCAACGACCAACAAGCGATTGCGGTCGATGATATTGAACGTACGCGCCGCCAACTAAAGCGACGCTTATCTAAGATGCCATATGAGCTTCAACTGAACCTCAATATCGCAAGCTAA
- a CDS encoding LysR family transcriptional regulator — translation MNLSQVQAFCSVADLGSVSEAARQLECNRTKLSMSIKALEKELDVELFVRSGNHVELSEAGKAIYKDCEGMLVTAARIKQTCLHVSGEFNAEIWIARDDSLPDEMWQDLSHTLNNKYPSTSFNFVLASSGDLANLVETQQVDFAFGVDYERVDDPRIIYNPLGKIRMMSVCKKGHDLSAMRRVSDEVLRNSMQATMVYLNEKDNPELEPFSRRYIGFSSFDFMLDTILREDAWGVMPEPLIRHLLREQELAVIKHTYGLTQEDYCMFTAAGMAEHPGMNWLADQLSDYLFDF, via the coding sequence ATGAACCTATCTCAAGTCCAAGCCTTCTGTTCTGTTGCTGATTTAGGGTCAGTCTCTGAAGCTGCTCGCCAGCTAGAATGCAACCGAACCAAGCTTAGTATGTCTATCAAAGCCTTGGAGAAAGAGTTAGATGTAGAACTTTTCGTACGTAGTGGCAACCACGTCGAGCTGTCTGAAGCAGGCAAAGCCATCTATAAAGATTGCGAAGGAATGTTAGTGACTGCTGCGCGTATTAAACAGACCTGCCTCCATGTGTCCGGTGAGTTCAACGCCGAGATATGGATTGCTCGCGATGATTCTCTGCCCGATGAAATGTGGCAAGATTTATCTCACACGCTGAACAACAAGTACCCTTCTACTTCTTTCAACTTCGTTCTTGCATCAAGTGGCGACTTAGCAAACCTCGTAGAAACTCAACAAGTTGATTTTGCATTCGGCGTTGATTACGAACGTGTAGACGACCCGCGCATTATCTATAACCCGCTTGGTAAGATTCGGATGATGTCTGTGTGTAAGAAAGGACATGACCTGAGCGCAATGCGCCGCGTCTCCGACGAAGTACTAAGAAATTCGATGCAAGCGACCATGGTTTATCTCAACGAAAAAGATAATCCAGAGCTTGAGCCTTTCTCTCGTCGTTACATTGGTTTCTCTAGCTTTGACTTTATGCTGGATACAATTTTGCGTGAAGACGCATGGGGTGTAATGCCAGAGCCGCTGATACGTCATCTGCTGCGTGAGCAAGAATTAGCAGTGATCAAACACACCTACGGCCTAACGCAAGAAGATTACTGCATGTTTACGGCAGCAGGGATGGCAGAACACCCAGGTATGAACTGGCTCGCGGACCAGCTGAGTGATTACTTGTTCGATTTCTAA
- a CDS encoding methyltransferase has protein sequence MAKQWDEYAADWDKDPATAVFAQSVFDQLTQLVDLNGTRVLDFGCGTGLLSQKISPLAKEIIALDMSEGMIEELDKKELSNVEPVVDILSRGLAAQHPAFRNQFDVVVASSVCGFIPNLQDTVSLIYTLLENDGTFVHWDWCLENDSDDYGVSPERSENVLSAAGFSVVEVSTPFSVDTPQGKLKVLMGVGRK, from the coding sequence ATGGCGAAACAATGGGACGAGTACGCCGCTGATTGGGATAAAGATCCCGCGACCGCAGTATTCGCACAGTCCGTATTTGACCAGTTAACACAGCTCGTTGATTTAAACGGAACCCGTGTCCTTGATTTTGGTTGTGGTACAGGACTACTCAGCCAAAAAATATCTCCTTTAGCAAAAGAGATCATCGCACTCGACATGTCTGAAGGGATGATTGAAGAGCTAGACAAGAAAGAGCTATCCAACGTTGAACCGGTTGTTGATATTCTATCGCGCGGGCTTGCAGCTCAGCATCCAGCATTCCGAAATCAGTTCGATGTAGTGGTAGCATCGTCGGTTTGTGGCTTTATCCCGAACCTACAAGACACAGTAAGCCTGATTTATACGCTACTCGAAAATGATGGCACATTTGTTCATTGGGACTGGTGCTTAGAAAACGACAGCGATGATTACGGCGTAAGCCCTGAGCGTTCAGAGAACGTATTGAGTGCTGCTGGGTTTTCTGTTGTTGAAGTCTCGACACCTTTCTCAGTTGATACCCCACAAGGCAAGCTAAAAGTGCTGATGGGCGTTGGACGTAAGTAG
- a CDS encoding YjjI family glycine radical enzyme — MSHQSASPQLSEQQQRFSNIISDANLSPKQKSSYLALEAEASLPYMSVSHEVEQALQQGVLCDMFEGHAPFKPRYVLPDYSKYLHQGSKYLELSAATNFDEALNMLTILYHHVPSVTSIPVYLGQLDDVLMPFVGDLTEEQVYQKLKLFWIMLDRTLPDAFMHVNIGPRDNVICRTILRVDAELKQIAPNLTFMYDPAVTPDDLLRHAASNICECSKPHIANYPAHAAAYGDKRFGIVSCYNSLPLAGGSNTLVRMNLKQVALKSEDSVDFLQQVLPHYSAIMVELMNARSRFLHEESNFFEGFLTKEGLIEEDRFAPMFGIYGMAEAVNILMEKEGKAGRYGHDEQANQFGHRISEKLAEIVDRSEVKYGLEGKALLHAQGGISLDEGVTPGVRIPYGTEPDPVSYVRATAGHHKFYTSGISDILTIDETVKSNPEAMFNLCKGAIQAGYREFTANVASNDLVRVTGYMIKLSDIAKYDEEGSRTNTTFLGAEAAKNTGILERKPRVASLEMSPTYE, encoded by the coding sequence ATGAGCCACCAATCTGCTTCTCCACAACTTTCAGAACAACAACAGCGCTTTAGCAATATCATTTCAGATGCCAACCTGTCGCCAAAACAGAAATCGAGCTATCTTGCCTTAGAAGCTGAAGCGAGCCTACCGTACATGTCGGTAAGTCACGAAGTAGAACAAGCCTTACAACAAGGCGTGCTATGTGACATGTTTGAAGGTCACGCTCCATTTAAGCCGCGCTATGTGCTTCCTGACTATTCTAAATACTTACATCAAGGCTCAAAGTATTTAGAGCTTAGCGCGGCAACTAATTTCGATGAAGCATTGAACATGCTTACCATCCTGTACCATCACGTCCCTTCGGTCACATCTATTCCGGTTTACTTAGGTCAGTTGGATGATGTGTTAATGCCTTTCGTTGGCGATCTAACAGAAGAGCAGGTTTATCAAAAGCTTAAGCTATTCTGGATCATGCTAGACCGCACACTGCCAGACGCGTTCATGCATGTGAATATCGGGCCAAGAGACAACGTTATCTGCCGTACTATTTTACGAGTTGATGCTGAACTCAAGCAGATTGCGCCAAACCTTACTTTTATGTACGACCCAGCCGTAACACCTGATGATTTGCTGCGTCATGCTGCGAGCAATATTTGTGAATGCAGTAAACCACACATCGCTAACTACCCAGCACACGCTGCGGCATACGGTGATAAGCGCTTTGGCATCGTGAGCTGTTACAACTCTCTGCCTCTGGCTGGTGGATCAAACACGTTAGTACGTATGAACCTGAAACAAGTGGCGTTGAAGTCTGAGGACAGTGTCGATTTCCTACAGCAAGTGTTACCACACTACAGCGCTATCATGGTTGAGCTTATGAACGCTCGCAGCCGCTTCTTGCATGAGGAATCTAACTTCTTCGAGGGCTTTTTAACCAAAGAAGGTTTGATCGAGGAAGATCGCTTTGCACCAATGTTTGGCATCTACGGTATGGCTGAAGCCGTGAATATCTTGATGGAGAAAGAGGGCAAAGCGGGGCGTTATGGTCATGACGAACAAGCTAACCAATTTGGACATCGCATTTCAGAAAAACTGGCTGAGATCGTTGATCGCTCTGAAGTGAAATATGGTCTAGAAGGCAAGGCTCTATTGCATGCTCAAGGTGGTATCAGCTTAGATGAAGGTGTCACTCCAGGTGTGCGTATTCCTTATGGTACGGAGCCTGACCCAGTCTCTTACGTTCGTGCGACTGCGGGGCATCATAAATTCTACACCTCAGGTATCAGTGACATTTTGACCATTGACGAAACCGTGAAGTCAAATCCTGAAGCGATGTTCAACCTGTGTAAAGGCGCGATTCAAGCGGGTTACCGTGAGTTTACCGCTAACGTTGCATCAAACGACTTAGTTCGTGTGACAGGTTACATGATTAAGTTGTCTGACATCGCTAAATATGACGAAGAAGGTTCGCGCACCAACACTACTTTCTTAGGAGCTGAAGCGGCGAAAAATACGGGCATCTTAGAGCGTAAACCGCGCGTGGCAAGCTTAGAGATGTCGCCAACGTACGAATAA
- a CDS encoding YjjW family glycine radical enzyme activase, with protein MKISDLTTQMARVNNNKTEKQAKVSRVLTFSCVDGPGNRLVLFLQGCNFDCITCHNPHTINHCNHCGDCVSDCPSGALSSVGGKVIWDPVACTNCDQCIDVCGHKSSPKITTMTVSEVLELVRHNQFFLSGVTISGGEATMQLPFIIDLFEAIKSDPQLAHLTCFIDSNGSLSKQGWDKVLPYLDGAMIDLKSWQSETHNWLVGRGNHRVFETINYLAEQGKLHEVRLLHIPGKSDLEEEIEQVGHYLKGLPSDVQIRLNAFQHHGVIGEALDWPKCTKQQMQNFHDKLYAIVQRPMQTPEVYT; from the coding sequence ATGAAAATTTCTGATCTAACAACTCAAATGGCTAGGGTTAATAACAATAAGACAGAAAAACAAGCGAAGGTCAGCCGTGTGCTGACCTTTTCTTGTGTTGATGGACCGGGAAATCGGCTTGTACTGTTTCTACAGGGGTGCAATTTCGACTGTATAACCTGTCATAACCCTCATACCATCAATCACTGTAATCATTGCGGAGATTGCGTTAGTGACTGCCCAAGCGGTGCTTTGAGTTCTGTTGGTGGCAAAGTGATATGGGATCCGGTGGCTTGCACCAATTGCGACCAGTGTATTGATGTTTGTGGCCACAAATCGAGTCCGAAAATCACTACGATGACGGTCTCAGAGGTATTAGAGCTGGTGAGACATAATCAGTTCTTCCTGAGTGGTGTTACTATTTCGGGCGGCGAAGCGACCATGCAGCTGCCGTTTATCATTGACCTATTTGAAGCGATTAAAAGCGATCCGCAACTAGCACATTTAACGTGCTTTATTGATAGCAATGGCTCGCTGTCAAAACAGGGCTGGGACAAGGTGTTGCCTTATCTTGATGGAGCAATGATTGATCTTAAATCTTGGCAATCAGAAACCCACAACTGGTTAGTGGGAAGAGGTAATCACCGTGTGTTTGAAACCATCAATTATCTAGCGGAACAAGGTAAGTTACACGAAGTTAGGCTTTTGCATATTCCGGGTAAGAGTGACCTTGAGGAAGAGATAGAGCAAGTTGGGCATTACTTAAAAGGATTGCCGAGTGATGTTCAGATTCGACTTAATGCTTTTCAACATCACGGCGTGATTGGTGAGGCGTTGGATTGGCCTAAGTGTACAAAACAACAGATGCAAAACTTCCACGACAAGCTCTATGCGATTGTTCAAAGACCGATGCAAACGCCAGAGGTGTACACCTAA
- a CDS encoding LysR family transcriptional regulator codes for MDYLHLSRVSLKHLTALHIMLNTHSVTQTSEQLYVSPSSVSKTLSQLREILNDELFYRDGTKLIPTPFALQIAPTVHAILSSMNGLLHQKSFAPEEYQGSFSLSMRESTFEVFASKISRITTELAPKAKLHIYSKQQLGFDALLSGKVNLILLPHDISQPPTDNKELVWETILPDEMVCLMGAHHPLAQKELTVEGYLDYKHIGILDNELSQPYFEQSLVQRHKPREMAISVADFGAAAVLCHNTPFLFTCSKQWAEHAKQAHGLVSKPLPFDYGKVAYSLVWNKPNMNDQAIKWLCDLFLEA; via the coding sequence ATGGATTACTTACACTTATCGAGAGTGAGCCTTAAGCACCTCACTGCCCTGCACATAATGCTTAATACCCATAGCGTGACTCAAACCTCTGAGCAACTCTATGTAAGCCCATCAAGTGTAAGTAAGACTCTGTCTCAGCTTCGTGAGATCCTCAACGACGAGCTGTTCTACCGAGATGGCACTAAGCTCATCCCAACGCCCTTCGCACTTCAAATTGCTCCAACGGTTCACGCAATTCTTTCCAGCATGAATGGATTGCTTCATCAGAAGAGCTTTGCTCCTGAGGAGTACCAAGGCAGCTTTTCACTCTCGATGCGTGAGAGTACCTTTGAAGTGTTCGCCTCTAAGATCAGCAGAATCACCACAGAGCTTGCTCCAAAGGCCAAACTTCATATCTATTCGAAGCAACAGCTCGGGTTCGATGCTTTGCTTAGCGGTAAAGTTAACTTGATCTTATTGCCTCACGATATTTCCCAGCCACCTACCGACAACAAAGAGTTAGTGTGGGAAACCATTCTACCTGATGAGATGGTGTGCTTAATGGGGGCTCATCATCCGCTGGCACAAAAAGAACTGACGGTTGAGGGCTACCTAGACTACAAACACATTGGCATCTTAGATAATGAGTTGTCGCAGCCTTACTTTGAGCAGAGTTTAGTGCAACGTCATAAGCCTAGAGAGATGGCTATTTCGGTCGCTGATTTTGGGGCCGCGGCTGTACTTTGTCACAATACCCCTTTCCTGTTCACTTGTTCGAAACAGTGGGCCGAACACGCGAAACAAGCGCATGGATTAGTGAGTAAGCCACTCCCCTTCGATTACGGAAAAGTGGCGTACAGCTTAGTGTGGAACAAGCCAAATATGAATGATCAGGCGATCAAATGGCTGTGTGACCTGTTTTTAGAAGCCTAG
- a CDS encoding hydroxymethylglutaryl-CoA reductase, giving the protein MPKLNLHRRDYVSILGGDISADELENKLQPHFEKPAKKLTPSPYLTEKNVTRRWTTLDNAESQQELLDPHTESQMQAYEKNIEHFVGTVKVPVGISGPLRVNGLFAQGDYLVPLATTEAALVASYNRGSKLISACGGASAMLLNEGVTRTPGFAFQGLVEAGQFVAWAVTQYEKFKTLAESTTSHGKLTDININIEGNHVYLVFEFLTGDASGQNMVTIATNAVFEYIIENTPVKPDHAFLDGNLSGDKKANTQTLRSVRGKKVTAEVNIPAELVAKYLHTTPEKMVQFGQMTTVGGALSGTIGINAHYANALAALYIACGQDAACVAESAIGMTRMELNKEGGLYASVTLPNLMVGTVGGGTSLPSQKACLDLLGLHGNGKSQALAEVCAALCLAGELSIVGAFCAGHFSRAHHKLARK; this is encoded by the coding sequence ATGCCAAAACTAAATCTGCATCGCCGCGACTATGTTTCTATTTTAGGGGGCGATATCTCCGCAGACGAATTAGAAAATAAACTCCAGCCTCATTTTGAAAAGCCAGCAAAGAAGCTGACACCTAGCCCTTACCTGACAGAAAAGAATGTGACACGCCGTTGGACGACTCTCGACAACGCAGAATCACAACAAGAGCTACTCGACCCTCATACCGAAAGTCAGATGCAAGCCTACGAAAAAAACATCGAGCACTTCGTTGGCACAGTGAAAGTGCCTGTCGGTATTTCTGGTCCGCTGCGTGTTAATGGCCTATTTGCCCAAGGTGATTACCTAGTTCCACTGGCAACAACCGAGGCAGCACTTGTCGCGTCTTATAACCGAGGCTCTAAACTCATTAGTGCTTGTGGTGGTGCGAGTGCAATGTTGCTCAATGAAGGTGTCACACGCACCCCTGGCTTTGCATTCCAAGGTTTGGTTGAAGCTGGACAGTTTGTGGCATGGGCAGTAACTCAGTATGAGAAGTTTAAAACCCTAGCTGAATCTACGACTTCCCACGGCAAACTTACCGATATCAATATCAACATTGAAGGTAACCATGTTTATTTGGTGTTTGAGTTTCTGACGGGAGATGCATCTGGTCAGAATATGGTGACCATCGCGACCAATGCGGTATTTGAGTACATCATAGAAAACACCCCAGTTAAGCCTGACCACGCCTTCCTTGATGGCAACTTGTCGGGCGATAAGAAAGCGAATACCCAAACCTTGCGCAGCGTTCGTGGTAAAAAGGTCACCGCTGAAGTTAATATCCCAGCAGAACTTGTGGCTAAGTATCTACACACAACGCCAGAGAAGATGGTTCAGTTTGGTCAAATGACTACTGTGGGCGGCGCTCTTAGCGGCACTATCGGTATCAATGCCCATTACGCTAATGCACTGGCTGCACTTTACATCGCTTGCGGACAAGACGCTGCGTGTGTTGCAGAATCTGCCATCGGTATGACTCGCATGGAGCTAAACAAAGAAGGCGGTTTATACGCAAGCGTAACGCTTCCTAACCTAATGGTAGGTACTGTTGGTGGTGGTACTAGCCTTCCAAGCCAAAAAGCGTGTCTTGATTTGCTAGGCCTGCACGGCAATGGTAAATCCCAAGCCTTAGCTGAGGTTTGTGCTGCATTGTGTTTAGCCGGTGAGCTTTCAATCGTAGGTGCATTTTGCGCAGGCCACTTTTCACGAGCTCACCATAAGTTAGCTCGTAAATAA
- the yccS gene encoding YccS family putative transporter, with protein MEFSAKLRLYWANKTINYSVLILITLLGVVVPAWYYGQNTLITPLILGVIAAALAESDDSFTGRLKALTLTFICFAIAAFSIELLFDTPWLFALGLFASTFSFIMLGAIGPKYASIAFGSLLVAIYTMLGAHESTNLWFQPLLLLTGAAWYYFMSMIWQIVWPMQPVQQNLATVFDQIGTYMESKAELFYPVSDLIPQPHRIIEAKLNASTVNALNMCKATLLNRSRRGHIDGPSDRFLNTYFIAQDIHERVSSTHYRYQELAKHFERSDVLFRFKYLLEAQATACKEVASSLKVGSEYQHGDKSVLALDELMSSLNHLHQQNKPEWKPLLNQLDYLFNNLATVEKQLSNISNPDAEKLEEDVLDDTNPHTLSAMWQKIKANLHTDSMLFRHAIRMAITLTLGYGIIQGFEIERGYWILLTTLFVCQPNYSATRQKLTARVIGTVAGLLIGVPLLTFFPSQESQLVFIVISGVMFFAFRINNYGFATGFITLLVLFCFNQLGEGYAVVLPRLADTFIGCALAVLAVVYVLPDWQSKRLHKVMADALDANKNYLAQIIGQYRVGKKDTLNYRIARRSAHNNDANLTVAISSMLVEPGKYRTSEDESFRFLTLNHALLSYISALGAHRTRIDDEATHKLVLDAHRVIHEHLDALNDQLYSHCEQCEVKNTYDPDLDKRLSEWREEDESSVRMVLQQLHLIYRMLPELHTLATKFAVKVKIDKAFETDAS; from the coding sequence GTGGAATTTTCAGCCAAATTACGCCTCTATTGGGCAAATAAAACCATAAATTACAGCGTATTAATTCTCATCACTCTGCTCGGTGTGGTGGTGCCTGCTTGGTATTATGGACAGAACACACTCATCACCCCACTGATTCTAGGTGTCATCGCAGCCGCACTGGCGGAAAGCGACGATAGCTTTACAGGTCGGCTCAAAGCCCTGACGTTAACCTTTATCTGTTTTGCTATCGCTGCCTTTTCTATTGAGCTGCTTTTCGACACGCCGTGGCTGTTCGCGTTAGGTCTATTTGCGTCAACATTCTCTTTCATCATGCTGGGCGCAATTGGCCCTAAGTACGCAAGCATTGCGTTTGGCTCGCTGCTAGTGGCCATCTACACCATGCTAGGTGCCCATGAGAGCACTAACTTATGGTTCCAGCCTTTGTTGCTATTAACAGGCGCGGCTTGGTACTACTTCATGTCGATGATTTGGCAGATTGTGTGGCCAATGCAACCCGTACAGCAGAACCTTGCCACGGTGTTTGACCAAATTGGTACCTACATGGAGTCCAAGGCAGAGCTTTTCTACCCAGTATCTGACCTTATTCCTCAGCCACATCGCATTATTGAAGCCAAATTAAATGCGAGCACCGTGAACGCGCTCAACATGTGTAAAGCAACCCTGCTTAACCGTTCTAGGCGTGGACACATTGATGGCCCTAGTGACCGCTTCTTAAATACTTATTTCATCGCACAAGACATTCATGAGCGTGTAAGTTCGACCCACTATCGTTATCAAGAGCTTGCTAAACACTTTGAACGCTCTGACGTGCTGTTTCGCTTCAAATATTTACTAGAAGCGCAGGCAACGGCATGTAAAGAAGTCGCGAGCTCGCTTAAAGTTGGATCTGAGTATCAACATGGTGACAAGTCTGTATTGGCGCTCGATGAGCTGATGTCTTCACTTAATCATCTTCACCAGCAGAATAAGCCTGAATGGAAGCCGCTGTTGAACCAACTGGATTATCTTTTCAATAACCTAGCGACCGTTGAAAAGCAGTTATCTAACATCAGTAACCCAGATGCAGAAAAGCTAGAAGAAGACGTATTAGACGACACAAACCCACATACGTTGTCAGCAATGTGGCAGAAGATCAAAGCCAACCTACATACTGACTCTATGCTATTTCGTCATGCGATTCGTATGGCAATCACACTGACACTTGGCTACGGAATCATCCAAGGGTTTGAGATCGAACGCGGTTATTGGATCTTGCTAACGACACTGTTTGTTTGCCAACCCAACTACAGTGCTACTCGCCAAAAGCTGACTGCTCGTGTTATTGGCACCGTAGCTGGTCTATTGATAGGTGTACCACTGCTGACCTTCTTCCCTTCTCAAGAGAGCCAGTTGGTCTTCATTGTGATAAGTGGCGTGATGTTCTTTGCGTTCCGCATCAATAATTACGGCTTCGCGACAGGCTTCATCACCCTATTAGTACTGTTCTGCTTTAATCAGCTTGGTGAAGGCTACGCTGTGGTTCTGCCGCGGCTTGCAGATACCTTTATAGGTTGTGCTCTGGCGGTATTGGCTGTCGTTTATGTGTTACCAGACTGGCAATCAAAGCGACTACACAAGGTGATGGCCGACGCGCTCGATGCCAACAAGAATTACTTGGCACAAATCATCGGTCAGTATCGTGTCGGCAAGAAAGACACGCTGAATTACCGTATCGCTCGTCGTAGCGCGCACAATAACGATGCGAACCTGACCGTGGCGATCAGCAGTATGCTAGTCGAGCCTGGGAAATATCGCACTTCTGAAGATGAGAGCTTCCGCTTCCTAACGCTCAACCATGCCCTATTAAGCTACATTTCCGCTTTAGGTGCGCATAGAACACGTATCGACGACGAGGCAACCCATAAGCTCGTTTTAGATGCTCACCGCGTTATCCATGAGCACCTCGACGCGCTCAATGATCAGCTCTACTCACACTGCGAGCAGTGTGAAGTCAAAAATACCTATGATCCTGACTTGGATAAACGTTTGAGTGAGTGGCGAGAAGAAGATGAAAGTTCTGTCAGAATGGTTCTACAGCAGCTGCATTTGATCTATCGAATGCTTCCAGAACTGCATACGCTAGCAACCAAATTTGCAGTTAAGGTAAAAATCGACAAAGCGTTTGAAACGGACGCCTCTTGA